The genomic stretch CCACAGCGCGTCGGGGATGTGGTGAAACTTTGACGTCGATTGATCGCCCACAGGCACCTCCGTGCAAATCGAGAATGGTCTCCTCAACCTGCACTACGGATGCTTGCAGCCAAACGGTTCGGTACTCGGATAGGCTCTAAAGCGAGATGACCATGAGTGGACCTCTTATCCGCTGCAGTGACCCGAAACTGGCCGGCGTGTGCGGCGGGCTGGCCCAATGGCTCGACCTTGATCCGACAGCCGTTAGAGTTGTCTGGGCGCTGGGGACGTTTTTCACCGGCGTTATGCCCGGCTTTGCGCTCTATGCCGTGCTGTGGCTGCTGATGCCCGATGCGAATTCAGGAGCGACGTCGAGCGGCGTCCTGGCTCTGTCGCGCAAGCATCGGATGATTTTCGGCGTGTGCGGGGGATTCGCCGATTGGCTCGGCTGGGATCCAACCGTAGTGCGGATTACTTACGTGGTGTTTTCCGTGCTGTCGGCCGCCTTCCCCGGCACAATTGCCTACATCATTCTGTGGGCCGTCATGCCGCGCGCCGACGAATTGCACCAAACACCGTACTAGCCGTTGCCCTTTCAGCCGCGCGCTCGTGAGGTAATCGCGATCACCGGGCCGCGACGCGCCGTTCTTAATACCCCAGGCTCTGCTCGACTTTGCGAGAGTCCGAAGTCAGGCCCGAGCGCACGCCCGGCATCAGGCGTCGGCGGGCCGAGGCCTCGCTGGGATCTCTGGGCACCTGGTAATTGCTCGACGTGGGGCTCATGGTGCCATGCTGCCGGCAGGCGGTGCCCGAACTCGCGATGATCGCCAGCGCCGCCACGATCAGGCAACGAACAATCGCCGTGCGCGCTTGGGTCTCGATCATGCGGAGTTACCTGGCGGCAGAAATGCTACGGGGCGAGAAAATGGGCTGACGAGCAGTCGTCCCCGTTGCGGGCGAAGTCTGTCAAAACGGCCAATCTGCGTCCAGGCGA from Pirellulales bacterium encodes the following:
- a CDS encoding PspC domain-containing protein, producing the protein MSGPLIRCSDPKLAGVCGGLAQWLDLDPTAVRVVWALGTFFTGVMPGFALYAVLWLLMPDANSGATSSGVLALSRKHRMIFGVCGGFADWLGWDPTVVRITYVVFSVLSAAFPGTIAYIILWAVMPRADELHQTPY